The Sulfuricurvum sp. genome segment GATCCCCAACGAGTTTTCATTGATCTAATCCGAACTGCTTTGATCTCTAGTTTGACGATAGTGTTATATTTTGCAATATTTTTCTGAAAATACTCGATAGCCCTAGATTTATACCAATCATTGATAAGCTTTTCTTTCTTGCTATAGTCATTTTTGTCTTTAACAAAAAGCTCAAAATATCCACGATTCAGTCGAGCTTTCTCTTCATTTGATTCGATCACCTTTAGGCGATAATTCCTACCGAGATATACAAAGCTTTCACCACTCACTAGCTCTTTTTTTGGTTGGGTATTTTTTTGAAAGATTGCAAGCTGCTGTTTGACCCAATTGGATCTTTTATATAGAATATGGTCAATTTCTCTATCCGTCATATCAAGAGGCACCGTTAGTAATACTTCTTGATTTGGTTTGACTTTTAAATTGGCGTGCTTGATATCCTTATAGATGATTGTAATGTTATCTCTTTGCATAGTTGTTGATGCCGATGGAACGAACTTGGGCGATGATGTCATCTAAATCCGCAAATTTAATATTGTGGGTACTCTCTAGCTCCCAAAGCAAATCGTCAATCTCTTGATCGATAGCATTTTTTACATCATTATTATTTTCCCAATCAGGTTTTTTGGATGCTTCTTTAAATATAGAGTCCACTTTTATGACAACTTCGATAAATGTTTCAGTAGGTAGATCCTGCATGTGTTGCTTCAGGTTATCGTAAAATGATCGAGCTGTAGGGTTATGTTTGATCTGTTCCGGGTATTCGTCAAGATCGTCACTATTTTTTTGCATCAATAGTGAACGAATATCTTTTGCGTGTTTGAGTTTGTCTTCATCACTGAGCCGCCCCTCTTTATACTCATCCAAAATCTCTTGGATGCGTTTAGAGAGCTTGTCGTAATACGCCGGATTTTGCTCACGACGTTCAGAAATAACTTTTGTACTTGCACTAATGATAGTATCTGCTCTGGCATTGTCTCCCACAACACGATCAAGCTCTTTTTCAAAGTCTGCTTCAAAGATATTAACGAGCTTGGTGAGTTGATTAACCTCTTCGGCACTGATGAATGTATCCAGAAGTTTTTGCATCTGCTTTTCGTATTTGCCGAAATCTACCTCTTCGTGGTAGCGGATTTTGACACTTTTACGGAGTTCACTGTAGAACTTCATAGCCCTTTTATACTCTTCGATTTCTGCTTTAGTGAAGACTTCTGTGATCTTGTCGCTGGATAGAGCGAGCTTGAGTGCTCTTGCGTAAGATGATAGGAGCTCATAAAACTCTTTTCTCTTATCCTCATCCCCCAAGAAAACTTCATAACTCTCTTGATCATTTTTATTGTCTACAAGGTCAAAAAGCTCTTTGAGATGAGAATAAAATGTTTTTACTCTCGCCACTTCTTCTTTGATGTCGATGACAGCACCCAAAAGATCCTCTTCTTCGAAGCCATCGAGTGAACTGTATGAAGTTAGAGCTTGGTCAAGATTTCCTAAAAGCCCTCGATAATCAACAATAAATCCAAAGTCTTTTCCATCATACAAGCGGTTTACACGCGCAATAGCCTGTAAGAGATTATGCTCTTTGAGCTCTTTGTCAATGTAAAGTATCGCGGCTCTGGGTGCATCAAATCCGGTCAAAAGTTTATCGACTACGATCAGCAATTCTATCTCATCACCCTCAATAAATTCGTCTTTGATCTTTTCGAGGAAGCGTTCTTCGTCACCATACTTTCTAATAAGTTTATTCCATGCTTCGATAACGAATTGTTTATTGCTTTCATCGACTTCGTCATGTCCTTCACGAGTATCGGGAGCCGAAATGACAAAAGAGGTTTTGATATTGCCAAACTCTTCGAAAATAGAGTGATATTTGATCGCTTCGTATTTACTGCTGGTAGCCAGCATCGCTTTGAATCCTGTCCCCTGTATGTTTCTAATGAAATGTTCATTGATATCGAGCGCGATCATCTCCAGACGTCGTTCACTGGAAGCGATTCTCTGAAATCTCGCCCATTTTCTTTTCAGATCCATTTTTTGTTCATCATTTAGATCGCGAGATATCATCTCAAATCGACGATCCAGCCCGTTTTGATCATTAACCCATTGATCTACCAATCTACCTTCATACAGCAACGGTAAAACCGCATTGTCTCGTACTGCCTGATCGATTGTATATTTGTGGATCAACCCGCCAAATTTAGCGATAGAGCTTTTCTCACGTTTGAGCAGAGGTGTTCCCGTAAACCCGAGATAGCATCCGTTGTCAAACACTTTTTTCATTGACTTGTGTAGATCACCGCCTTGGGTTCGGTGTGATTCATCCACGAGCACGAAAATATTTGGATCATCCAAGACGATTTTTTCTTTTTCAACCGTTTCAAATTTATGAATCAGAGTGGTTATGACGCTCATGCCCGATTGTAGTTTTTCAATCAAATCATGACCGCTGCTGGCACGTCCCGCTTTGATTTCACTGTTGGCAAACGTTGTATGTATCTGTCTATCCAAATCCGTTCTATCCGTGACCACAATGATTTTAGAACCTGCGATATCCCGTTTGATCACTTTTGTAAGCATTGCCATGGTGAGTGACTTCCCGCTTCCTTGTGTGTGCCAAACAAGACCTCCGCCGCGTCTACCGGTATTATCAAACACATTTATCTTTTTAACGATTTCTTTGATCGCAAAGAACTGCTGATAACGAGCCACTTTCTTGATCTTATTGTCAAAGATGATATAAGAGTGCAAGATTTCGATCACGCGATTTTTGCTAAACAGTGCAAAAATAGTTTTGTCCAGTGCACTAACAGATCTGTTTTCTATGAGATAATTCGGCTCATTTTTAAACTCTTCCTCTTCCCATACAGCATAGAATTTTTTAGGTGTCCCGGCAGTTGCGTATTTAGGGCTATGGTTATTTCCGGCAATGGTGAGTTGAATGTATTTGAAGAGATGAGGAATTTCGTCTTTACCTTGATTGCGGATCATTTGGGAGATACCTTGCTCCGCGTCTACACTTGATTTTTTCAGCTCGATCACAGCAAAGGGAATACCGTTGATAAATAGTACCAAGTCAGGGCGTCTTGTCTTCTCAACTTCAGATGTAATTTGGCGATTGACAGTGAACTCTTCTGTGACATGAAATATATTGTTTTCAGGATTTTTGAAATCGATATACTGGAGAGAGAAGCTTTTTTTGACACCATCGATCAGCTCTTCATCATAACTGGTTCCAAGCATGAGTTTGTCACTGATTTTTTGGTTGGCACTCATGAGTCCTTCATTGAGTGGTACATTGAGTTCTTCGATCGCTTTGGCGATGTTTTTTGGGGAAAATGTATATTCTACCCCTTTATATTCGAAACCATTTATTTTTTGCAGTTGTTCGAGGAGAATGTCTTTTAGTATTACCTCTCCGAGTTTGCCATTGCGAATTTTTACATTCTCTTCTTGGCTAATGTAGGTATAGCCCATATTCTTTAAAAGTTCTATAGTGTTGTTTTGAATAGTGGTTTCATTGGAGATATTTGGGTTCATCTTGTTGCCTTTATCTTTGCACAAGTTAATGCACGTATCTTTTTAATTCCTTGCCATGATCTTTTATGACAATTTCTAAATTTACCTTCTGATTTATTTTTATTTTTACTTTCGTCACATATGCATTTGTTTTGTCGATAAATAGAGATGAGTTTTCGAAGAGGTATATTATTCTTTTTCATGATGTTATAAACTTTTTTAAAATCAATATTTTCTTCTTCTTCAATATATTCTAATATTCCTAACATGCCATGAGAATATTCGCCCCAAGGTGCTTGTTTGTATTTTTCATAATAACAAATCCAATATAAATAAGGTTCTAATAAATTTATAAAAAATTCTTGAATATTAAATTGTTCATTTGTAAAAAATGATTTTTCTTTTGGATAAACAGTTAAACAAAAAGAACCATCAGAATTAGTATGTAGCTGATCCATTTTTAGGTTTAAAGACTTGGCAATATTTTCAATTTTATTATCTAAACATTTAACTTTTGGAAGTATTGACTGTTCATTATGACTTAAAAAAATTTCTATATTGAAACTATCAAGTATAGTAATATTATTGTATGTTCTTTGGAAACAAATTTCACCACTTAATTTATTTGGTGAAATTGTTATATTCGGATACTCATTTTGTATCCAAAGTTGATCACTCTTTGAAAGATTTATTTTATAATTTAATTTTTTTATTTCGTCAATCATGTTCGCCAAGGCTGATTAGGAGTTAATATTGCCGATTTAGCTACATTCTCAACTTGACTTTCAAAAAAGTCATCATTAAAAAACTTCTTCCAAATCAACAATGCTTTTTTCTTGTCTTGAGTGGTTTCTAATTCACTTAAATTTATACCTTTAGTTGAATCAAACATTTCAGTTAATTTATCATATAAATTTTGAACTTTATTTTTATGTTTATCGCTAGAGGTAATTTCTTTACCATTAGTAGGATTATTAACTATTTTATTAAAGTATAATCTACTTTTTATTGCTTTAATCGTTTTATAAAACGACTCATCATCACGATTTAATACACTAACATAACATTCTTCAGATAAAATAGAAAGAATCAATCCACTTGGCATATTCCATGAGTTTCTGCTTCTAGCCCATTTTTTCAATAGTCTAACAACTCGTCTAAGTTGTTTCCCATTATTTACATCTGGACTTTTGTCAATTACAGCTTTATTAAACCATTTTGTAATAGCTTCAGGGTTAGATTCTTCCCAATTTGAACTTGCTAATTCTTGTATTTCAGCACCACTATCATTTGTATATTTCCTATAAATAGCCATATCAACATGATGCCCTTCTTCATAGTAAACTCTTACACAATTTTTTAATACCTCGGGTTCTTTTTTGAACCTATCATCTTGCATAGCTTCACAAACCATTTTTCTAGTATCAAGTGCAGTTTTATCTCCACCTTGAGTACCTTTTAGTGCATCTTTTGTAAAAATAATTCCAATATCTATATCATAATCATTATCTGGATGCTGAATGATTGTACTCATTGCATATGATCCTTGATTTATAGAGTTACTATATTGTGGATTTGAGTTTTTAATCAATCCATTTGAAAGTCTAGTTAAATTTGATTCTCTGTATTCACCTAGTGTTTTCCAAACATCTTTCAATCTAACTTTTTCATTATAAAAGTTAGTTATCTCTTTGTTGCAATCAATCATCTCTTTACTCCTATAAATTATTTAATACCCATGTGGTTTTAGCTTGATCCAAATCAGCTAAATTTTTTAATAAATCAATCTTATTTGCATCATCTAGTTGTATTTTTATACCTAAATTAGGATTTATTCTTTCATATTGATTTTTACAGCCAAGTTTGTCCATTAAGAAACTTGTTTGAAATTCAGCCAAAGCAACTTGTGAGTTCATAAGAATTTCAACCAAAGGAATCGAACCATTTTGTCTCAACCACTTAATTGTTGTATTTTGCAATGGTTCAACATCATAAGGAATTTCACAAGCTTTCCCTGTTCCAACCGATAATAAGACTACATCATCTTTGTTTTCATGTTCTGTAAAAGAAAAACTATCTATCAGAGCTACTAATGATGGATTATTTGCCACAATTCCACCATCTATTAAGTTACTAGAGTATTTAAGTTTTTCTTTTACGGGGAAGTAAGATGGTGCCGAAGCCGAAGCAATAATTGCATTTGACAATAATTCATCTTCTCTAGGCTTATTTTTGTGATTATAAGCCGATTTATGAAATCGTGGAGTCATAGTGGTAATATCAACACTTGTAATCAATAAATGAGTTTTAATATCTTTTGGATATTCAAATGTTAGTTTTTTAAAATGATTTTCTGCTCTTTCTACTAATTTGTCTTGTTTATATTTTGTACGAAATATATTAAAAGGAAAAAAATCTAGACATTTATAGTTTTTCATTTCATCTGAAAAAATTTCTTTGATATCTTCCTCGTAAATTTTTCTTACCTCCGTAGCACTTTTTCCAATAGCTAATAGTCCAGCGATAATTGCACCAGTCGAAGTTCCAGCGATTAAATCAAAGTATTCTCCTATAGGTTTATTAGAACCATCTCGATTGTTCAGTTGTTTTTCTACATTTTCTAAAATCATAGCAGTTAAGTACCCTCTGACACCACCACCATCCAAACTTAAAATTTTCATTTTTTGATTATTCATACTTTAACCCTCACTTCTCCAGTTAGTAATTTTTGCATAAGACCTTTTTTCTGCTGTTTTAACTCTTGAAGCTCGTTTTTTAGAAGGTTGATTTCAGCATCAGCAAGACTTAAACCTTCTGCTATTTTTTGTTGTTCTGGGAGTGAAGGCATGAGAATTTGAATTTTTAGCATTTCACTTTTTGTTAATTTTGAACGAGTTCCACCACCAACATAACCAGTAATATTTTTATGGACTAACGAGTAAAATAAAAACTCATTTATTAGAATATTCTTTTTTCCTCTTAAAACATGAGTATGATTATTAACCCAACATTTTCCATATGAAATATTAGCAATAGGACGAGTATTGTATTCATTAAAATTTCCACCATCTTCAGCTAATAAAACAATAGTTTCATCAAATATATAATTATTAATATAATCCATAATATTATT includes the following:
- a CDS encoding SprT family zinc-dependent metalloprotease produces the protein MTSSPKFVPSASTTMQRDNITIIYKDIKHANLKVKPNQEVLLTVPLDMTDREIDHILYKRSNWVKQQLAIFQKNTQPKKELVSGESFVYLGRNYRLKVIESNEEKARLNRGYFELFVKDKNDYSKKEKLINDWYKSRAIEYFQKNIAKYNTIVKLEIKAVRIRSMKTRWGSCNPKKSYINLNLELIKKPKSSIEYVIFHELVHLIYNDHSKSFYNYLSLHMPDWQKRKEKLESS
- a CDS encoding HsdR family type I site-specific deoxyribonuclease, with the translated sequence MNPNISNETTIQNNTIELLKNMGYTYISQEENVKIRNGKLGEVILKDILLEQLQKINGFEYKGVEYTFSPKNIAKAIEELNVPLNEGLMSANQKISDKLMLGTSYDEELIDGVKKSFSLQYIDFKNPENNIFHVTEEFTVNRQITSEVEKTRRPDLVLFINGIPFAVIELKKSSVDAEQGISQMIRNQGKDEIPHLFKYIQLTIAGNNHSPKYATAGTPKKFYAVWEEEEFKNEPNYLIENRSVSALDKTIFALFSKNRVIEILHSYIIFDNKIKKVARYQQFFAIKEIVKKINVFDNTGRRGGGLVWHTQGSGKSLTMAMLTKVIKRDIAGSKIIVVTDRTDLDRQIHTTFANSEIKAGRASSGHDLIEKLQSGMSVITTLIHKFETVEKEKIVLDDPNIFVLVDESHRTQGGDLHKSMKKVFDNGCYLGFTGTPLLKREKSSIAKFGGLIHKYTIDQAVRDNAVLPLLYEGRLVDQWVNDQNGLDRRFEMISRDLNDEQKMDLKRKWARFQRIASSERRLEMIALDINEHFIRNIQGTGFKAMLATSSKYEAIKYHSIFEEFGNIKTSFVISAPDTREGHDEVDESNKQFVIEAWNKLIRKYGDEERFLEKIKDEFIEGDEIELLIVVDKLLTGFDAPRAAILYIDKELKEHNLLQAIARVNRLYDGKDFGFIVDYRGLLGNLDQALTSYSSLDGFEEEDLLGAVIDIKEEVARVKTFYSHLKELFDLVDNKNDQESYEVFLGDEDKRKEFYELLSSYARALKLALSSDKITEVFTKAEIEEYKRAMKFYSELRKSVKIRYHEEVDFGKYEKQMQKLLDTFISAEEVNQLTKLVNIFEADFEKELDRVVGDNARADTIISASTKVISERREQNPAYYDKLSKRIQEILDEYKEGRLSDEDKLKHAKDIRSLLMQKNSDDLDEYPEQIKHNPTARSFYDNLKQHMQDLPTETFIEVVIKVDSIFKEASKKPDWENNNDVKNAIDQEIDDLLWELESTHNIKFADLDDIIAQVRSIGINNYAKR
- a CDS encoding cyclic GMP-AMP synthase DncV-like nucleotidyltransferase; amino-acid sequence: MIDCNKEITNFYNEKVRLKDVWKTLGEYRESNLTRLSNGLIKNSNPQYSNSINQGSYAMSTIIQHPDNDYDIDIGIIFTKDALKGTQGGDKTALDTRKMVCEAMQDDRFKKEPEVLKNCVRVYYEEGHHVDMAIYRKYTNDSGAEIQELASSNWEESNPEAITKWFNKAVIDKSPDVNNGKQLRRVVRLLKKWARSRNSWNMPSGLILSILSEECYVSVLNRDDESFYKTIKAIKSRLYFNKIVNNPTNGKEITSSDKHKNKVQNLYDKLTEMFDSTKGINLSELETTQDKKKALLIWKKFFNDDFFESQVENVAKSAILTPNQPWRT
- a CDS encoding patatin-like phospholipase family protein, with amino-acid sequence MNNQKMKILSLDGGGVRGYLTAMILENVEKQLNNRDGSNKPIGEYFDLIAGTSTGAIIAGLLAIGKSATEVRKIYEEDIKEIFSDEMKNYKCLDFFPFNIFRTKYKQDKLVERAENHFKKLTFEYPKDIKTHLLITSVDITTMTPRFHKSAYNHKNKPREDELLSNAIIASASAPSYFPVKEKLKYSSNLIDGGIVANNPSLVALIDSFSFTEHENKDDVVLLSVGTGKACEIPYDVEPLQNTTIKWLRQNGSIPLVEILMNSQVALAEFQTSFLMDKLGCKNQYERINPNLGIKIQLDDANKIDLLKNLADLDQAKTTWVLNNL